Proteins co-encoded in one Cataglyphis hispanica isolate Lineage 1 chromosome 4, ULB_Chis1_1.0, whole genome shotgun sequence genomic window:
- the LOC126849313 gene encoding Golgi integral membrane protein 4-like — translation MPQDAQQQRLPAEMVGRGRGRGQAARKKKKHTLVSTVSGILQKAKRRSHQSQSLSDPEQSETEWSSGRQSGLSEDEDSVISDIVQEPPFFAKVKTASMKKKQPPPQQMTAQQQQMMAQQQMIAQQQQIQTQQKEYIQQQQHQALQQQMLQQQQMLQQQQALQQQQALQQQQTLQQQHQVLQQQIQQHQEQLHQQALQDTWTKEKEQRKIEVNEHDVNEQLGMLEEEASGKSTGSGSGGSSIFQTVGDIKRSTGSSDEAPNEKAPKLPPVTLIGGSSMEFAVSRALGKYRQRQSSTVSDEQPVSDEINNEKKTIEESPAQTLETSFEYPEDVSEKSKKSGNARLPELVTSLSEEAPPSEGSPSASSMRGYSTGGTRFLPRHQQSLEIPWTGSRPGEPDEDNRSTHSYRSTSRVSSRRQSTEDSIDSEDEWYCYELRKLEELERQSEMEMTEVLIEEPEDEAFQPDETVKEKMSFVLKELKLKAITKPKNQRKEEKEEIRTTRMNGTVIKEHRFDENDSRYRDEKPIPKRKSAESVEAVFARVTDYHTWAHEIEAKKEKAPPSTEEGSSGETSGPDSPGQSMDEEEEEELPKDLEEQQSRRSSNGSTLRHSEKMPQGSDSLSREGSVSVPPSEVSVSIPGAWDSESTVLEGLERDGAGSAETATTATLSLPKIKIDSSSCGSSDTTLKEGQVSPGPPGSKWKLLKALKERKAEEKLKEVEEASKENAISQGPTAVSIMIK, via the coding sequence ATGCCTCAAGATGCTCAACAGCAGAGGCTACCGGCCGAGATGGTAGGCAGAGGCCGAGGCAGAGGTCAGGCTgccagaaaaaagaaaaaacatacaCTGGTTTCCACAGTCTCCGGTATTCTTCAAAAGGCCAAACGTCGCAGCCACCAGTCGCAATCTTTATCCGATCCGGAACAATCTGAAACCGAGTGGAGCAGTGGTAGACAGAGCGGTCTGTCAGAGGACGAAGATAGTGTTATATCTGATATCGTTCAAGAACCGCCTTTCTTTGCCAAAGTAAAAACTGcaagtatgaaaaaaaagcaacCGCCGCCGCAGCAGATGACGGCGCAACAGCAACAGATGATGGCACAACAGCAGATGATTGCGCAACAACAGCAGATTCAAACACAACAAAAGGAATATATACAACAGCAACAGCATCAGGCGCTTCAGCAGCAGATGCTTCAACAACAGCAAATGCTTCAACAGCAACAAGCGCTTCAGCAGCAGCAAGCGCTTCAGCAGCAGCAAACACTCCAGCAGCAACACCAAGTGCTTCAACAACAAATTCAACAACATCAAGAGCAATTACATCAACAAGCTCTTCAGGATACGTGGACCAAAGAGAAAGAACAGAGAAAAATCGAGGTTAATGAACATGATGTAAACGAGCAATTGGGCATGCTCGAGGAAGAAGCTTCAGGCAAGAGTACCGGTTCGGGATCCGGTGGATCATCGATCTTCCAAACAGTTGGCGATATTAAAAGGTCGACAGGCAGTTCGGACGAGGCGCCTAATGAAAAAGCACCGAAACTCCCTCCCGTTACTTTGATCGGTGGCTCGAGCATGGAATTTGCCGTGTCTCGAGCACTCGGAAAGTATCGTCAACGGCAATCTTCAACAGTATCTGATGAGCAACCAGTGAgcgatgaaattaataatgaaaagaagaCCATTGAGGAAAGTCCGGCTCAGACTTTGGAAACGAGCTTCGAATATCCAGAGGATGTATCGGAGAAGAGCAAGAAATCAGGTAACGCGAGATTGCCAGAACTTGTTACCAGTCTGTCGGAGGAAGCTCCGCCGTCGGAAGGTAGCCCGTCAGCATCTAGCATGAGAGGTTATAGCACAGGAGGTACACGGTTTCTTCCGCGCCACCAACAGTCTTTGGAGATTCCCTGGACTGGTTCGCGGCCGGGAGAACCCGATGAGGATAATCGCAGTACGCATTCGTACAGGAGCACATCGAGAGTGTCCTCGAGGCGACAGAGTACCGAGGACTCAATCGATTCCGAGGACGAATGGTATTGTTACGAACTGAGAAAACTCGAAGAATTAGAGAGGCAGTCTGAAATGGAGATGACTGAAGTGCTGATCGAGGAACCCGAAGACGAAGCTTTTCAACCGGACGAGACAGTGAAAGAAAAGATGTCATTCGTACTGAAAGAGCTTAAACTCAAAGCTATCACAAAGCCGAAGAATCAGAGGAAggaggaaaaagaagaaatacgaACTACTAGAATGAACGGTACGGTTATCAAAGAGCATCGCTTCGACGAGAACGATAGTAGATATCGCGATGAGAAACCTATTCCGAAGCGAAAGTCTGCGGAAAGCGTGGAGGCTGTGTTTGCCAGAGTAACCGATTATCATACATGGGCGCACGAGATAGAAGCCAAGAAGGAAAAGGCTCCACCGTCCACGGAGGAAGGTTCATCCGGCGAGACATCCGGTCCGGACAGTCCCGGACAGTCAATGgacgaggaagaggaggaggagctGCCGAAGGACCTTGAAGAACAGCAGTCGCGACGAAGTTCCAACGGTTCGACGCTACGTCACAGCGAGAAGATGCCGCAGGGCTCGGATTCCCTATCCCGCGAAGGTAGCGTAAGTGTACCACCTAGCGAAGTGTCGGTCAGCATCCCGGGAGCTTGGGATTCTGAAAGCACTGTCCTTGAAGGCCTCGAGCGCGACGGAGCCGGTAGCGCCGAGACGGCTACCACGGCGACCTTGAGTCTACCGAAGATCAAGATCGACTCCTCGTCCTGCGGAAGCTCGGACACGACATTGAAGGAGGGCCAGGTGAGTCCTGGCCCGCCCGGGTCCAAGTGGAAGCTGCTCAAGGCCTTGAAGGAACGTAAGGCCGAGGAGAAGCTCAAGGAGGTCGAAGAGGCCTCTAAGGAAAACGCTATCTCGCAGGGACCCACGGCAGTGAGTATCATGATCAAGTGA